From a region of the Sulfitobacter noctilucicola genome:
- a CDS encoding carbohydrate ABC transporter permease, which translates to MFPTPLEKRPAAAKTMYQAVLPLALIVWLLPLIAVAIFSIKPGADFTNANYWGVPSSFDFVENYGQVFFNSDMPRYLLNSFTITIPTVIGAVALSAMAGFALGIYRFKANIWIFFMFVAGNFVPFQILMVPVRDLTLGMGLYNTKTGLVLFHIAFQTGFCTLFMRNFIRALPFELIEAARVEGISEIQIFWHVVLPLMKPALAALSVLIFTFIWNDYFWAVVLTQGPESQPVTAGITAFNSEFRAMYHLMSAGSIVAALPPVAMFFLMQKHFIAGLTLGAVK; encoded by the coding sequence ATGTTCCCCACTCCATTGGAAAAACGCCCCGCAGCTGCCAAGACAATGTATCAGGCGGTTTTACCGCTGGCACTAATCGTCTGGCTTTTGCCGCTGATTGCGGTCGCGATCTTTTCGATCAAGCCCGGTGCCGACTTTACCAATGCGAACTATTGGGGCGTGCCATCATCGTTTGATTTCGTGGAAAACTACGGACAGGTGTTCTTCAACTCTGACATGCCACGCTATCTGCTCAACTCCTTTACCATCACCATACCCACCGTGATCGGTGCTGTGGCTCTGTCGGCGATGGCAGGCTTTGCGCTGGGCATCTACCGGTTCAAAGCCAACATCTGGATTTTCTTTATGTTCGTGGCGGGCAACTTTGTGCCTTTTCAGATCCTTATGGTGCCTGTGCGCGACCTGACACTGGGCATGGGGCTTTATAACACCAAGACCGGTCTGGTGCTTTTTCACATTGCGTTCCAGACCGGGTTTTGCACGCTGTTCATGCGCAACTTCATCCGTGCCCTGCCCTTTGAGCTGATCGAAGCCGCACGCGTCGAAGGCATATCCGAAATACAGATATTCTGGCACGTTGTCTTGCCCTTGATGAAACCCGCGCTGGCCGCCCTTTCGGTGCTGATCTTCACCTTCATCTGGAATGACTATTTCTGGGCTGTGGTGCTGACCCAAGGACCGGAAAGCCAGCCGGTGACCGCAGGCATCACCGCCTTTAACTCGGAATTCCGCGCGATGTATCATCTGATGAGCGCGGGCAGCATCGTGGCGGCCCTGCCTCCTGTGGCGATGTTTTTTCTAATGCAAAAGCACTTTATTGCGGGCCTCACACTGGGGGCGGTGAAGTGA
- a CDS encoding MmcQ/YjbR family DNA-binding protein, translated as MTRSDIDRICAAFPGATEAHPPELVSWKIGGKMFACFGGDGEMNGVSVKTDSTDTAAMLIEASAAVRAPYFHKSWVRLPFDSSDTEEARHRLAVSYDIVRASLRKSDRDALPVREAI; from the coding sequence ATGACCCGCAGCGACATTGATCGCATTTGCGCCGCTTTCCCCGGTGCGACAGAGGCCCATCCACCCGAGCTTGTCAGCTGGAAGATCGGGGGCAAGATGTTTGCCTGTTTTGGTGGCGACGGAGAGATGAACGGCGTGTCAGTCAAGACCGACAGCACAGACACTGCCGCGATGCTTATTGAGGCGAGCGCAGCTGTGCGCGCGCCCTATTTCCACAAATCATGGGTGAGACTGCCGTTCGACAGCAGTGACACCGAAGAAGCACGCCACCGGTTGGCAGTAAGCTACGACATCGTCCGCGCTAGCCTGCGCAAGTCGGACCGCGATGCCCTACCGGTAAGGGAGGCAATCTAA
- a CDS encoding carbohydrate ABC transporter permease: protein MSDPTLSRSFWHRNQQTLAPWLFLAPGILFFVFYVVYPVFQSFNLSLYEWDGLGAKEYVGLRNYEDLYYEYIDRDAFYTALKNNVIWLFLYLLAIPAGLFIALFLNQTVTGIRLYKSLFFFPFVISQVVVGLVFTWFYDPAFGFLNVFLGWFGAGPINMLGDEKYVTYGVIIAGLWPQTAYCMILYLTGLNAVNPEQIEAGRLDGAKGLRMLWHVVLPQLRPATFIAFVVTIIGALRSFDLISIMTSGGPFGSSRVLAYYMFEVALSEYGFRMGYGAAIAVVLFGIMMVFIAYFLWSMYREEKR, encoded by the coding sequence ATGTCAGACCCCACACTCAGCCGCAGTTTCTGGCACCGCAACCAGCAGACGCTGGCCCCGTGGTTGTTTTTGGCACCGGGCATTCTGTTCTTTGTGTTCTACGTGGTCTATCCGGTTTTCCAGTCCTTCAACCTGTCGCTTTATGAATGGGATGGTTTGGGGGCCAAGGAATATGTGGGCCTGCGCAACTACGAAGACCTCTATTACGAATACATCGACCGCGATGCGTTTTATACCGCGCTCAAGAACAATGTCATCTGGCTATTTCTCTACCTGTTAGCCATCCCCGCCGGTCTGTTCATTGCGCTCTTTCTGAACCAGACGGTGACGGGCATTCGCCTCTATAAATCGCTGTTCTTTTTCCCATTCGTGATCAGCCAGGTCGTTGTCGGTCTTGTTTTCACGTGGTTCTATGATCCTGCTTTTGGATTTCTGAACGTCTTTCTGGGTTGGTTTGGGGCGGGTCCCATCAACATGCTCGGTGATGAGAAATACGTCACTTACGGCGTGATCATTGCGGGCCTCTGGCCACAGACCGCCTATTGCATGATCCTTTACCTGACGGGGCTGAATGCCGTGAACCCCGAACAAATCGAAGCGGGCCGTCTGGACGGTGCCAAGGGGTTGCGCATGCTGTGGCATGTGGTGCTGCCGCAATTACGCCCTGCGACTTTCATCGCCTTCGTGGTCACCATCATCGGCGCACTGCGGTCATTCGACCTGATCTCGATCATGACCAGCGGCGGGCCATTCGGGTCAAGCCGCGTGCTGGCCTATTACATGTTCGAGGTCGCGCTGTCTGAGTACGGTTTCCGCATGGGATATGGTGCGGCCATTGCGGTTGTTCTGTTCGGCATCATGATGGTCTTTATCGCCTATTTCCTGTGGTCCATGTACCGCGAGGAAAAACGATGA
- a CDS encoding ABC transporter substrate-binding protein, producing the protein MLAGSAFADGHSKLSGDLVIFSDMSNPAPRAVMEGMVERFEEMHPDLNIQLTVIDREAYKTQIRNFLTADAPDVANWYAANRMRPYVDAGLFEDVSDIWEGTMSEELASTKGAMTLDGKQWGVPYTYYQWGVYYRKDIYEELGLSEPTNWEEFKANCQAVIDSGKKCFTLGSKFLWTAAGWFDYLNMRTNGYQFHADLTGGKIEWTDERVKATFANWKELLDMGAFIDDHTAYSWQESLPFMTNGDAAAILKGNFAVAPLREAGLDDSKLDFHQFPAINGDVELAEDAPTDTFHIPANAQNKDNAKAFLKFVTSAENQTLINAGDALGQLPVNNKSSVDDDKFLQEGFDMLSNNSTGGVAQFFDRDAPAEMAKVAMEGFQEFMVKPDELDRILGKLERARGRIYK; encoded by the coding sequence ATGTTGGCAGGCAGCGCCTTTGCCGACGGGCATTCAAAGCTGTCGGGCGATCTGGTGATCTTTTCCGACATGTCCAACCCTGCCCCGCGGGCAGTGATGGAAGGCATGGTCGAGCGTTTTGAGGAAATGCACCCCGACCTGAACATCCAGCTGACCGTGATCGACCGCGAAGCGTACAAAACCCAGATCCGCAACTTTCTGACAGCCGATGCGCCTGATGTGGCCAACTGGTATGCAGCCAACCGCATGCGTCCTTACGTGGATGCGGGCCTTTTCGAAGACGTATCCGACATCTGGGAAGGCACCATGAGCGAAGAGCTGGCATCCACCAAGGGTGCGATGACGCTGGATGGTAAACAGTGGGGCGTGCCTTACACGTACTACCAGTGGGGCGTGTACTACCGCAAAGACATCTACGAAGAGCTGGGGCTGTCCGAGCCGACAAACTGGGAAGAGTTCAAAGCCAACTGCCAGGCTGTAATCGACAGCGGCAAGAAATGTTTTACGCTTGGCTCAAAATTCCTGTGGACCGCTGCGGGCTGGTTTGACTACCTCAACATGCGCACCAACGGCTATCAGTTCCACGCGGATCTGACCGGCGGGAAGATCGAATGGACCGACGAGCGGGTGAAAGCAACCTTTGCCAACTGGAAAGAGCTGTTGGACATGGGTGCGTTCATTGACGACCACACCGCCTACAGCTGGCAGGAATCGCTGCCCTTCATGACCAATGGCGACGCGGCTGCGATCCTGAAAGGCAACTTTGCTGTGGCACCATTGCGTGAAGCGGGTCTGGATGACAGCAAGCTGGACTTCCACCAGTTCCCTGCCATCAATGGCGATGTCGAATTGGCCGAAGACGCGCCGACCGATACTTTCCACATTCCCGCCAATGCGCAGAACAAGGACAACGCCAAGGCGTTCCTGAAGTTCGTGACCTCTGCGGAAAACCAGACACTGATTAACGCGGGCGATGCGCTTGGCCAGTTGCCGGTGAACAACAAATCTTCTGTGGATGATGACAAGTTCCTGCAAGAAGGCTTTGACATGCTGTCGAACAACTCGACCGGCGGCGTTGCACAGTTCTTTGACCGTGACGCCCCTGCCGAGATGGCCAAAGTGGCGATGGAAGGCTTTCAGGAATTCATGGTCAAGCCGGACGAGCTGGACCGCATTCTTGGCAAGCTGGAGCGCGCACGCGGTCGCATTTACAAGTAA
- a CDS encoding IclR family transcriptional regulator, translating to MSGDGTVGKAMDVLDQVAAFGRPVRFAALLEASPFPKATLYRFLQTLTNQRLLAYDPDHQTYSVGVRLVRLAHAAWNQTSIAPIARPHLDALSHKIGLTVHLAQLDNGQVLYVDKRNAAKPVEMFSDAGKIGPAYCTGVGKAMLAYLPPAAQQQALAKQSYHIFTDQTLASPEAVVEELSNIVARGHAYDREEHEPGIICIGVPILSGGGVVLGGLSITGATPQMTYDKLDALVPDLQRAATAIAIDVETWRSPTHLARSTGRETNQHRTGTEG from the coding sequence ATGTCGGGTGACGGCACTGTTGGAAAAGCGATGGATGTGCTGGATCAGGTGGCCGCCTTTGGCCGTCCGGTACGCTTTGCCGCGCTGCTTGAGGCCAGCCCATTTCCAAAAGCCACGCTTTACCGGTTCTTGCAGACTCTGACCAATCAACGCCTTCTGGCATATGATCCCGATCATCAGACATATTCCGTCGGTGTCCGTCTGGTGCGCCTGGCCCACGCCGCGTGGAACCAGACCAGCATCGCCCCCATTGCGCGGCCCCATCTTGATGCGCTGAGTCATAAGATCGGGCTGACGGTCCATCTGGCACAACTCGACAACGGGCAAGTGCTGTATGTAGATAAGCGCAACGCGGCCAAGCCGGTCGAGATGTTTTCGGACGCGGGCAAGATCGGGCCGGCCTATTGTACAGGTGTCGGCAAGGCGATGCTCGCTTATCTGCCGCCCGCAGCGCAGCAACAAGCACTTGCAAAACAAAGCTATCATATCTTCACCGATCAAACGCTGGCCTCTCCCGAGGCAGTGGTGGAAGAACTGAGCAATATCGTCGCGCGGGGTCATGCCTATGACCGCGAAGAACACGAGCCGGGTATCATTTGCATTGGTGTGCCGATCCTTTCCGGGGGCGGCGTTGTTTTGGGCGGGCTGTCCATAACCGGTGCAACACCTCAGATGACCTACGATAAACTGGATGCGCTGGTGCCTGATTTGCAAAGGGCGGCAACTGCTATTGCGATTGATGTGGAGACCTGGCGCTCACCAACGCATCTGGCCCGCAGCACCGGCCGAGAAACGAACCAACACCGAACGGGGACTGAAGGATGA
- a CDS encoding ABC transporter ATP-binding protein: MTGVTLQRTVKRYGEVQVIHGIDLEVEDGEFCVFVGPSGCGKSTLLRMIAGLEETTEGQINIGARDVTKADPSERGVAMVFQTYALYPHMTVEQNMGFGLKMNGVPSAEIKKKVKAASDILKLDDYLKRKPANLSGGQRQRVAIGRAIVRGPEVFLFDEPLSNLDAELRVEMRVEIARLHKEIGATMIYVTHDQVEAMTLADKIVVLRAGHIEQVGAPLELYRDPDNRFVAGFIGSPAMNFLNGKVMDGAVAVPALGRSVMPEVNLPMEGTEVIIGIRPEHIEVQRGQGGLNAELSEALGGVSYLHLGTHTDERIICEERGDERAREGDTVDIAFEPRRVMVFDAQSELRIR, translated from the coding sequence ATGACAGGCGTAACATTACAACGAACCGTTAAGCGCTATGGCGAGGTTCAGGTCATTCACGGCATCGACCTTGAAGTCGAAGATGGTGAGTTTTGCGTATTTGTGGGCCCTTCTGGCTGTGGCAAGTCTACCTTGTTGCGCATGATTGCGGGGCTGGAGGAGACCACCGAAGGCCAGATCAATATTGGTGCGCGGGATGTCACAAAGGCTGACCCGTCAGAGCGCGGTGTGGCGATGGTGTTTCAGACCTACGCGCTTTATCCGCATATGACGGTCGAGCAGAACATGGGCTTCGGTCTCAAGATGAACGGTGTGCCGTCGGCCGAGATCAAGAAAAAGGTCAAAGCTGCTTCGGATATTCTCAAGCTGGATGACTACCTCAAGCGCAAGCCTGCAAACCTGTCCGGTGGACAGCGCCAGCGCGTAGCGATTGGCCGTGCGATTGTGCGTGGACCGGAAGTGTTCCTGTTTGATGAGCCTCTGTCCAATCTGGACGCGGAGTTGCGCGTCGAAATGCGCGTTGAAATCGCAAGGCTGCACAAGGAAATCGGCGCGACGATGATCTACGTCACCCACGATCAGGTCGAAGCAATGACGCTGGCCGACAAGATTGTCGTTCTGCGGGCGGGGCATATCGAGCAGGTCGGCGCACCGCTCGAGCTTTACCGCGATCCCGACAACCGCTTTGTGGCGGGTTTCATTGGCTCCCCTGCGATGAATTTTCTGAACGGCAAGGTGATGGATGGCGCAGTGGCGGTGCCCGCGCTGGGACGTTCTGTTATGCCCGAGGTCAATCTGCCTATGGAAGGCACCGAGGTGATTATCGGGATCAGACCCGAACATATCGAGGTGCAGCGCGGGCAGGGTGGCCTGAACGCAGAACTGTCAGAGGCGCTGGGCGGCGTGAGCTATCTGCATTTGGGTACGCACACAGACGAACGGATAATCTGCGAAGAGCGCGGGGACGAGCGCGCACGCGAAGGCGATACCGTCGATATCGCGTTTGAACCACGCCGCGTCATGGTTTTTGACGCGCAAAGCGAGCTCCGGATCAGATAA
- a CDS encoding bifunctional salicylyl-CoA 5-hydroxylase/oxidoreductase has translation MRAICLGGGPAGLYFGISLKLRDPSAEVVVLERNKPDDTFGWGVVLSDETLQNLEANDPVSAAEIRKNFAYWDDMALIYKGQKTVSSGHGFCGIGRKRLLMILQARARELGVDLQFETEVQAASTYQEDYDLVVACDGLNSKTRMEFQDTFQPDVDVRKCQFIWLGTHQKFDDAFTFIFEKTDKGWLWVHAYQFDDDTATFIVECSQQTFDNYGFGDITQQETIAICEEVFKDHLDGHSLMTNANHIRGSAWIKFPRVLCETWHHENVVLLGDAAATAHFSIGSGTKLALESAISLADHVHAEHDISKAFEKYEDARRLEVLRLQSAARNSLEWFEDVERYLDLDPVQLNYSMLTRSQRISHENLRERDPAWLASAEKWFMEQSGAGANGPARAPMFAPFQLRDMKLENRVVVSPMAQYKAVEGTPTDWHLIHYGERAKGGAGLVYTEMTCVSDDGRITPGCPGLYAPEHEAAWKRLTDFVHAETDAKICCQIGHAGRKGSTRIGWEGMDKPLTEGNWPIYSASAIAWSDENATPIAATRADMDRIRDEFVASAEMADRAGFDMIELHAAHGYFISSFISPLSNTRDDEFGGSLENRMRYPLEVFAAMRAVWPADKPMSVRISASDWAGDDGVTPEEAVKIAAMFEAAGADIIDVSAGQTSTEGKPVYGRMFQTPFSDRIRNEGGIKTMAVGNIYEADHVNSILMAGRADLVCLARPHLADPYWTLREGAAIGDRHAKWPLPYEAGRDQMWRLADRAAEMEKV, from the coding sequence ATGCGTGCAATCTGTCTGGGCGGCGGGCCTGCGGGTCTTTACTTTGGCATCTCGCTCAAGCTGCGCGACCCCTCTGCCGAAGTCGTCGTGCTGGAGCGTAACAAGCCCGATGATACCTTTGGGTGGGGCGTTGTGCTGTCCGATGAAACCCTTCAGAACCTCGAAGCAAACGATCCTGTTTCAGCCGCTGAAATCCGCAAGAACTTTGCCTATTGGGATGATATGGCGCTGATCTACAAGGGTCAGAAAACAGTGAGCTCCGGTCACGGCTTTTGCGGGATCGGGCGAAAACGGCTCCTTATGATTCTTCAGGCGCGGGCGCGCGAGCTGGGCGTCGATCTGCAATTTGAGACGGAAGTGCAGGCCGCGTCCACCTATCAGGAAGACTATGATCTGGTTGTCGCCTGTGATGGCCTGAACTCCAAAACGCGGATGGAGTTTCAGGACACCTTCCAGCCAGACGTCGATGTGCGAAAATGCCAGTTCATCTGGCTTGGCACGCACCAGAAATTTGACGACGCCTTCACCTTTATCTTTGAGAAAACCGATAAAGGCTGGCTTTGGGTGCACGCCTATCAGTTTGACGATGACACAGCGACATTCATCGTCGAATGCAGTCAGCAGACGTTTGATAATTACGGTTTTGGCGACATCACCCAGCAGGAAACCATCGCGATCTGCGAAGAGGTGTTCAAAGACCACCTTGATGGCCACAGCCTCATGACCAATGCCAACCACATCCGTGGTTCGGCCTGGATCAAGTTCCCGCGCGTATTGTGCGAAACATGGCATCATGAAAATGTTGTGCTATTGGGGGATGCGGCGGCGACGGCGCACTTCTCGATTGGGTCGGGGACAAAGCTGGCGCTGGAATCGGCGATCTCGCTCGCGGATCATGTACATGCAGAGCATGACATCAGCAAAGCCTTCGAGAAATACGAAGACGCCCGCCGGCTCGAAGTATTGCGCCTGCAATCCGCCGCGCGCAATTCGCTTGAATGGTTTGAGGACGTTGAGCGATATCTCGACCTTGATCCCGTGCAGCTTAATTATTCCATGCTGACGCGGTCACAGCGTATCAGCCACGAAAACCTGCGTGAACGCGACCCTGCATGGCTGGCGAGCGCCGAAAAGTGGTTTATGGAGCAATCTGGCGCAGGGGCGAACGGTCCGGCGCGGGCACCTATGTTTGCACCATTCCAGCTGCGCGACATGAAGCTTGAAAACCGCGTCGTGGTATCCCCGATGGCGCAGTACAAAGCGGTGGAGGGCACGCCGACGGACTGGCACCTCATCCACTATGGTGAACGGGCCAAGGGCGGTGCAGGGCTGGTTTACACCGAGATGACTTGTGTGTCGGATGACGGGCGCATCACGCCGGGTTGTCCGGGACTTTACGCGCCCGAGCACGAGGCGGCGTGGAAACGACTGACTGATTTCGTCCACGCCGAGACTGACGCAAAAATTTGCTGCCAGATCGGGCATGCAGGTCGCAAAGGATCAACGCGCATCGGGTGGGAAGGCATGGACAAGCCTTTGACAGAAGGCAACTGGCCGATCTATTCCGCCTCTGCCATCGCATGGTCCGATGAAAACGCCACCCCGATCGCGGCAACCCGCGCTGATATGGACCGCATCCGCGATGAGTTCGTCGCATCGGCAGAAATGGCCGACCGCGCAGGCTTTGACATGATCGAGCTGCATGCGGCGCATGGGTACTTTATCTCGTCTTTCATCTCGCCCCTCTCGAACACGCGGGACGATGAATTTGGCGGCTCGCTTGAAAACCGCATGCGCTATCCCTTGGAAGTCTTTGCAGCTATGCGCGCGGTCTGGCCAGCAGACAAACCTATGTCTGTCCGCATATCTGCCAGCGATTGGGCCGGCGATGATGGTGTGACACCCGAAGAAGCAGTGAAAATTGCCGCGATGTTCGAGGCCGCAGGCGCGGACATCATCGATGTGTCAGCCGGTCAGACTTCGACCGAGGGCAAGCCGGTTTATGGCCGCATGTTCCAGACACCGTTCTCGGACCGGATCAGGAACGAGGGCGGCATCAAGACGATGGCAGTCGGCAATATCTATGAGGCCGATCACGTCAATTCGATTCTGATGGCCGGACGGGCCGATCTGGTCTGCCTCGCGCGTCCCCATCTGGCCGATCCCTATTGGACGTTACGTGAAGGCGCTGCAATCGGTGACAGACACGCCAAGTGGCCCTTGCCCTATGAAGCGGGCCGCGATCAGATGTGGCGGCTGGCCGACAGGGCCGCAGAAATGGAGAAAGTATGA